In one Nicotiana sylvestris chromosome 8, ASM39365v2, whole genome shotgun sequence genomic region, the following are encoded:
- the LOC104244366 gene encoding uncharacterized protein, translating into MKKESLFDMQKILRYSGDETSSSCFSIDMISYLTYEFKDDQLFSDSMERCLIKSGTTQDDDPTIRREAEILDKDSEEEEMKSEQVQSKIELKTLPSHLKYVYLEQELFLVIISSSLTAEQENSLIRVLKAHKRALGWTVEDIKGISPAICTHKILMEDSYKPIVQPQRRLNPTIQEVVKKEIEKLLATRWRVCIDYRSHNDVTRKDHFSLPFIDQMLERTARYGFYCFLDGYSGYNQIPIALEDQDKTTFTCPHGIYAYRRMSFGTKVTIFTDHAALKYLLAKKDARPRLLRWILLLQKFDLEIKDKRGTENQVADYLSRLENPPLEFNEIKEEFPDEHIFSVNTIVTRPPWFADIANYLVGKWTPQDFSYQQRKKLISDAKYCLWDEPYLFKNYVDNIIRRCVPEEEMNKILYHCHDGAIGEHYAANRTTFKVLEAEFFWPTLFKDTRAYVAQCDRCQRTGNITKRDEIPLQSIQVCEIFNVWGIDFMGPFPSSHSFEYILVAVNYVSR; encoded by the exons ATGAAGAAAGAGTCATTatttgatatgcaaaagatactaAGATATTCAGGAGATGAAACATCATCTTCATGTTTTTCAATTGACATGATTAGTTATCTTACATATGAATTCAAAGATGATCAATTATTTTCAGATTCAATGGAAAGATGCTTGATCAAATCAGGCACCACACAGGACGATGATCCCACCATCAGAAGAGAAGCTGAAATATTGGACAAAGAttcagaagaagaagagatgaaaTCCGAACAAGTTCAATcaaaaattgaactcaaaactCTCCCTTCTCATTTGAAATATGTTTATCTTGAGCAAGAATTATTTCTAGTAATTATTTCATCTTCTCTTACTGCAGAACAAGAAAATAGTTTGATTAGAGTATTGAAAGCACACAAAAGAGCCTTAGGGTGGACTGTAGAAGATATTAAAGGGATTAGTCCGGCTATTTGTACACacaaaatcctcatggaggatagCTACAAGCCAATAGTCCAGCCGCAAAGAAGATTGAATCCAACAATACAGGAAGTAGTGAAAAAAGAGATCGAAAAGTTGTTGGCAACAA GATGGAGAGTCTGTATTGATTATAGAAGTCACAATGATgtcactagaaaagatcatttttctttgccatttattgatcaaatgttggAAAGAACTGCCAGATATGGTTTTTACTGTTTTCTTGATGGatattcaggatataatcagataCCAATTGCACTAGAAGATCAAGATAAGACAACCTTCACATGCCCTCATGGAATATATGCCTATAGGAGAATGTCATTTG GAACCAAAGTCACTATTTTTACTGATCATGCAGCTTTAAAATACCTCTTAGCTAAGAAAGATGCTCGACCTAGATTATTAAGATGGATTTTACTTCTGCAAAAATTTGACCTTGAGATAAAGGACAAAAGAGggacagagaaccaagtagctgactATTTGTCTAGATTAGAAAACCCTCCCCTTGAGTTTAATGAGATAAAAGAAGAATTTCCAGATGAACATATTTTTTCAGTTAACACAATTGTGACTCGACCACCCTGGTTTGCAGATATCGCGAACTACTTGGTTGGAAAATGGACACCACAAGATTTCTCTTACCAACAAAGAAAAAAACTTATATCTGATGCAAAGTATTGTCTCTGGGATGAACCTTACTTATTTAAAAATTATGTTGATAATATCATTAGAAGGTGTGTACCTGAAGAAGAGATGAATAAAATTCTATATCACTGTCATGATGGAGCAATTGGAGAACATTATGCAGCAAATCGAACGACTTTTAAAGTCTTAGAAGCCGAATTCTTCTGGCCCACACTCTTTAAAGATACCCGAGCATATGTAGCACAATGTGACAGGTGTCAGAGAACAGGTAATATCACCAAGAGAGATGAGATTCCACTGCAATCAATACAGGTATGTGAAATATTTAATGtttggggaatagatttcatgggtccttttccttcttctcacTCTTTTGAATATATCCTTGTGGCTGTGAATTATGTGTCAAGATAG
- the LOC138876058 gene encoding uncharacterized protein: protein MEDIFKIKQGHSKLLREFVDRFQHERMMLPRVPDNWAAMAFASNLNEKSSEATRRLKESLREFPVTTWNDIYNKYIMNLRIEEDTISRSQKEERVSSRRAETEKRSDKNRYEPYMGPAGRNSRSKQDNSRYDHRSRDRESGSSSRFGKEQNAQETRDDDRGSKAKFGDYNFNVSTSELVAVLRSMGDKVRWPKEMRSNPNRRNPDFWCEFHNDHGHKTADCRLLQGEVDHLLKQGYLIELFSEKGSFVNIILLRVLNEIQAEDKLIPKAHTLSDFDNSSVVTKGKVILTAFVEGVVKDTKFQVVEMDMAYNMILGRSWIHEMDVVPSTLHQVIKFPSRWGIRQIRGDQQTSRSINSVEDSSAKNEEK from the exons atggaggatattttcaaaataaagcaagGACATTCGAAGCTACTCAGAGAATTTGTAGACAGATTCCAGCATGAAAGGATGATGTTGccacgtgtacctgataactgggcagctatGGCTTTTGCCAGTAATTTAAATGAGAAAAGTtcagaagccacgagacgacttaAGGAAAGTCTACGTGAATTTCCAGTAACCACTTGGAATGATATTTACAATAAATACATCATGAatttgaggatagaagaagataccatTTCTCGGTCTCAAAAAGAGGAGAGGGTAAGTTCGAGACGTGCTGAAACTGAAAAAAGGTCCGATAAAAACAGATACGAGCCCTACATGGGACCAGCAGGAAGAAACTCACGTTCAAAGCAGGATAACTCAAGGTACGATCATAGATCGAGAGATAGAGAGTCAGGCTCATCATCAAGGTTTGGAAAAGAGCAAAATGCACAAGAGACGCGAGATGATGATAGAGGCTCGAAGGCAAAATTTGGCGATTACAATTTCAATGTAAGCACATCAGAGTTAGTAGCAGTATTGAGAAGCATGGGTGATAAGGTGcggtggccaaaggaaatgagatcaaacccGAATAGGCGAAATCCTGAtttttggtgcgagtttcataacgATCATGGTCACAAAACGGCAGATTGTAGATTACTGCAAGGTGAAGTTGACCATTTGTTAAAACAGGGATATCTAATAGAATtgtttagtgaaaaag gtagcttcgTGAACATCATTTTGCTAAGAGTGTTAAATGAAATACAAGCTGAAGATAAgctgatacccaaggcgcatactTTATCTGATTTTGACAATTCAAGCGTTGTAACAAAAGGGAAGGTAATACTCACAGCATTTGtagaaggagttgtcaaagatacaaaatTTCAGGTGGTAGAGATGGATATGGCTTATAATATGATTCTCGGTAGATCATGGATTCACGAAATGGATGTTGTGCCATCTAccctacatcaagttattaaattcccttCACGATGGGGAATACGTCAAATCCGCGGTGATCAACAGACATCTAGGAGCATCAACTCCGTAGAAGATTCAAgcgcaaaaaatgaagaaaaatag
- the LOC138876059 gene encoding uncharacterized protein, producing the protein MLIKCPHHDIPEHTQLYIFYLELKLSSRNVIDAAEGGSVMGKTIEEALKLLNEISENAIQWPSEHIIIKKAATVNQVDALNILTQYIISLAQKFETFQVNTQQPSQCEACDMCGGNHQNHECQATNHNYEHVNVIDYKQYPFGSLMVQKYLGFQWSNPNGAENSQSFQKQQIQGLPEYQNPNMVNQTLDLINKQGPISKGLNKLIQKRFKVPYQAIQRKTQKSTLRPSPYSQEILSSKRKLEEVSMVMLTEKCSAILQNKLPQKLGDPDSFTIPCTFGGVYFEKALCDSGASINLMSFSIFKKLDLGEIKDTSVSL; encoded by the exons ATGTTAATAAAATGTCCACACCACGATATTCCTGAACATACGCAATTGTATATTTTTTATCTCGAGCTAAAACTCTCTTCTAGAAATGTGATAGATGCAGCTGAAGGAGGTTCAGTAATGGGAAAAACAATAGAGGAAGCGTTGAAATTGTTGAATGAAATTTCTGAGAATGCCATCCAATGGCCATCTGAGCATATAATTATCAAGAAGGCCGCTACAGTAAATCAGGTTGATGCTTTAAATATACTAACACAGTATATTATTTCTTTGGCACAAAAGTTTGAAACTTTTCAGGTGAATACACAACAACCAAGCCAATGTGAGGCTTGTGACATGTGTGGAGGAAATCATCAGAACCATGAATGTCAAGCAACCAATCACAATTATGAACATGTCAATGTCATCGATTACAAGCAGTATCCTTTTGGAAGTCTAATGGTACAGAAATACCTAGGATTTCAATGGAGCAATCCAAATGGTGCAGAGAACTCTCAAAGcttccagaagcaacaaatacaGGGTCTACCCGAATACCAGAATCCAAACATGGTTAATCAAACTTTAGACCTTATCAACAAGCAGGGCCCTATCAGCAAAGGCCTCAACAAGCTTATTCAA AAAAGATTTAAGGTCCCTTACCAAGCAATAcagagaaaaacccaaaagagCACCTTAAGGCCATCACCTTACAGTCAG gaaattttgtcaagtaaaagaaaattagaAGAAGTTTCTATGGTAATGCTTACGGAAAAATGCAGtgctatacttcaaaataagctaccaCAAAAACTTGGTGATCCAGACAgttttacaattccatgcactttTGGAGGAGTATATTTTGAAAAAGCACTTTGTGATTCTGGAGCTTCAATAAATTTAATGTCATTTTCTATATTTAAAAAGTTAGATCTTGGTGAAATAAAAGACACAAGTGTTTCTCTTTAG